Proteins encoded by one window of Companilactobacillus ginsenosidimutans:
- the hslU gene encoding ATP-dependent protease ATPase subunit HslU, giving the protein MDNLTPKQIVEQLDKFIIGQDEAKKSVAIALYNRYRRMQVPDKMQQEITPKNLLMIGPTGVGKTEIARRLAKIVKAPFVKVEATKFTEVGYVGRDVESMVRDLVDVAVTMEEKEKFDEIRPEVSRKVDKKLVKLLVPAIKKEQKQENGMNDFMSMLTNMGNSSNLGDMLRPGTQAGNDDPDEGRDVTDDVANKRLSVKEQLDQGLLEDKEVTIQVEESRKANPMNDQMANMGIDMSSMMDSIIPKKMISRTLPVKDAREALIQEESAKRVDHDEIYQAAIEKTENKGIIFIDEFDKITAGDKKTSGEVSREGVQRDILPIVEGSQINTKYGAVRTDHILFIGSGAFAESKPSDLIAELQGRFPIRVELKDLTEDDFIQILTKPDNALTKQYVALTKADGINLVFTKEAVEEIAKVAFDLNNTNQNIGARRLSTVLEKLLADILFEGPDMQMGDITITREYVKEQVGKIVSDTDLSRYIL; this is encoded by the coding sequence ATGGATAACTTAACTCCAAAACAAATAGTTGAACAATTAGACAAATTTATTATTGGACAAGACGAGGCTAAAAAATCTGTTGCGATTGCTTTGTACAACCGCTATCGTCGTATGCAAGTTCCTGATAAGATGCAACAAGAAATCACTCCTAAAAACCTATTAATGATTGGACCTACTGGTGTTGGTAAAACTGAAATTGCCAGAAGATTAGCAAAAATCGTTAAGGCACCTTTTGTAAAAGTTGAAGCTACTAAATTTACAGAAGTTGGTTATGTAGGCCGTGATGTTGAGTCAATGGTTCGTGACTTGGTTGATGTTGCTGTAACCATGGAAGAAAAGGAAAAATTTGACGAAATCAGACCAGAGGTTAGCCGTAAAGTTGACAAAAAATTAGTTAAATTACTTGTTCCCGCAATTAAAAAAGAACAAAAACAAGAAAATGGCATGAACGATTTTATGTCAATGTTAACCAACATGGGTAACTCAAGTAATTTGGGTGACATGTTAAGACCTGGTACACAAGCTGGTAATGATGACCCTGATGAAGGTCGTGACGTTACTGATGATGTTGCCAATAAACGATTAAGTGTTAAAGAACAACTTGATCAAGGACTTCTTGAAGACAAGGAAGTTACTATCCAAGTTGAGGAATCACGCAAAGCTAATCCTATGAATGACCAAATGGCAAACATGGGTATTGATATGAGTAGTATGATGGATTCAATCATTCCAAAGAAAATGATTTCTCGAACACTTCCTGTTAAAGACGCTCGTGAAGCATTGATTCAAGAAGAATCAGCTAAACGTGTTGATCATGATGAAATTTATCAAGCAGCTATCGAAAAGACTGAAAATAAAGGAATTATCTTTATTGATGAGTTTGATAAAATTACTGCTGGTGATAAGAAGACATCTGGTGAGGTTTCACGTGAAGGTGTTCAACGTGACATTTTGCCTATTGTTGAAGGTTCTCAGATCAATACTAAATATGGTGCTGTTCGTACAGACCATATTCTATTCATTGGTTCTGGTGCTTTCGCTGAGAGTAAACCAAGTGATTTGATTGCTGAACTTCAAGGTCGTTTCCCAATTCGAGTTGAACTTAAGGACTTAACTGAAGATGACTTTATTCAAATCCTTACAAAACCTGATAATGCTTTAACTAAACAATACGTGGCTTTAACTAAGGCTGATGGCATTAACTTAGTATTTACTAAAGAAGCCGTTGAAGAAATTGCTAAAGTGGCATTTGATTTGAATAATACTAATCAAAATATTGGTGCAAGAAGACTATCAACAGTACTAGAAAAACTCTTAGCCGATATTTTATTTGAAGGTCCAGATATGCAAATGGGAGACATTACAATTACACGTGAATATGTTAAGGAACAAGTCGGTAAGATTGTTTCTGATACTGATCTTTCACGCTATATCCTATAG
- the topA gene encoding type I DNA topoisomerase — translation MPTSKNLVIVESPSKAKTIEKYLGRNYHVVASLGHVRDLPKSQMGVDVDHNYEPKYISIRGKGPVIKDLKKEAKKAKRVYLAADPDREGEAIAWHVSHLLGLDVDGKNRVVFNEITKDTVKQAFKSPRSIDMNLVDAQQARRVLDRLVGYSISPILWAKVKKGLSAGRVQSIALKLVIERENSIKKFVPEEYWTIESTFKHKKSKFKANFYGVNHKKVELKNNDKVQEILGQIDKKDDFDVEKVTKKERKRFPAAPFTTSSLQQEANRKLNFKTRKTMMIAQQLYEGINLGRKEGTVGLITYMRTDSKRISKIAQAEASKFIHEEYGEPFAAVKMRNDKNQEGAQDAHEAIRPSSVYRTPKSLKEILSRDQYRLYDLIWSRFTASQMTPAVFDTMTVDITQNNVMFRANGSKLKFEGYQKVYQSTAENGKKDNILPDINEGDKVQLQSNDPSQHFTQPPARYTEASLVKALEENGVGRPSTYAPTIDTIQRRYYVKLNGKSFEPTELGGIVDNLIQDYFPDIVNVDFTANLEDELDHIEEGKEDWVKVVDRYYRPFEKELKSAEDTIEKVQIKDEPAGIDCDICGAPMVIKLGRYGKFYACSRFPDCRNTKPIVKEIGVTCPVCKKGQVIERKSKKNRIFYGCSRYPDCDFVSWDKPIGRNCPKDQHYLVEKKVKGGRQVICPNGDYEEAVQK, via the coding sequence GTGCCAACATCAAAAAATCTGGTGATTGTTGAGTCACCATCTAAAGCAAAAACTATCGAGAAATATCTTGGTAGAAATTATCACGTTGTCGCAAGTTTAGGTCACGTGCGTGATCTACCAAAGAGTCAAATGGGTGTCGATGTTGACCACAATTATGAACCAAAATATATTTCAATTCGTGGTAAAGGCCCTGTTATTAAAGATTTAAAAAAAGAAGCAAAGAAAGCTAAAAGAGTTTATCTCGCAGCCGATCCGGATCGTGAAGGCGAGGCAATTGCCTGGCATGTTTCCCATTTACTTGGATTAGATGTAGATGGAAAGAACCGAGTTGTCTTTAACGAAATTACTAAAGATACTGTAAAACAAGCTTTTAAGAGTCCAAGAAGTATTGATATGAACCTTGTCGATGCACAACAAGCAAGACGTGTATTGGACAGATTAGTTGGTTATTCAATTTCTCCTATTTTATGGGCAAAAGTTAAAAAGGGATTGAGTGCTGGTCGTGTGCAATCAATCGCTTTGAAGTTAGTTATCGAACGTGAGAATTCAATTAAGAAATTCGTTCCAGAAGAATATTGGACGATTGAATCAACATTCAAACATAAGAAGAGTAAGTTTAAGGCCAACTTTTATGGTGTAAATCATAAAAAGGTTGAGCTCAAAAATAATGATAAAGTTCAAGAGATCTTAGGACAGATCGATAAGAAAGATGATTTCGATGTCGAGAAAGTTACTAAGAAGGAACGTAAAAGATTCCCTGCTGCACCTTTTACAACTAGTTCATTACAACAAGAAGCCAACCGTAAGCTTAATTTTAAAACTAGAAAAACTATGATGATTGCCCAACAGTTATATGAAGGAATTAACCTTGGTCGTAAAGAAGGAACTGTTGGTTTAATCACTTATATGCGTACTGATTCAAAACGTATTTCAAAAATTGCACAAGCAGAAGCATCTAAGTTCATCCATGAAGAATATGGCGAACCATTTGCAGCTGTAAAGATGAGAAACGATAAGAACCAAGAAGGTGCACAAGATGCCCATGAAGCTATCCGTCCATCTTCTGTTTACCGCACTCCTAAATCATTGAAAGAGATTTTGAGTCGTGATCAATATCGTTTGTATGACTTGATATGGTCAAGATTCACAGCAAGTCAAATGACACCTGCTGTGTTCGACACTATGACAGTTGATATTACTCAAAATAATGTAATGTTCCGTGCTAACGGATCAAAATTGAAGTTTGAAGGTTATCAAAAGGTTTATCAAAGTACTGCTGAAAATGGCAAGAAGGATAATATTTTACCTGACATTAACGAGGGTGATAAGGTTCAACTTCAATCAAATGATCCATCACAACATTTCACTCAGCCACCAGCACGTTACACTGAAGCTTCATTAGTTAAAGCTTTGGAAGAAAACGGTGTTGGCCGTCCATCAACTTATGCACCAACAATTGATACAATTCAAAGACGTTATTACGTCAAATTGAATGGTAAAAGTTTTGAGCCAACTGAACTCGGTGGAATTGTTGATAATCTAATTCAAGACTACTTCCCTGATATCGTTAACGTTGATTTCACGGCCAATCTTGAGGATGAACTTGATCATATCGAAGAGGGTAAAGAAGACTGGGTCAAAGTTGTTGATCGCTACTATCGTCCATTTGAAAAAGAACTCAAGTCTGCTGAAGATACCATTGAAAAAGTCCAAATTAAAGATGAACCTGCGGGAATCGATTGTGATATTTGTGGGGCACCAATGGTAATCAAGCTTGGTAGATATGGTAAATTTTATGCATGTTCACGTTTCCCAGATTGTCGTAATACTAAGCCAATCGTTAAGGAAATTGGTGTTACATGTCCCGTATGTAAAAAAGGCCAAGTTATCGAAAGAAAATCAAAGAAGAATCGTATCTTCTATGGTTGTTCTAGATATCCTGACTGTGACTTTGTATCATGGGATAAGCCAATTGGCAGAAATTGTCCTAAGGACCAACATTATTTGGTTGAAAAGAAGGTCAAGGGTGGCCGTCAAGTCATCTGTCCTAATGGAGACTACGAAGAAGCAGTTCAAAAATAA
- the ylqF gene encoding ribosome biogenesis GTPase YlqF, which translates to MVLQWYPGHMNKAKNQVQERLKVVDIVLEIVDARLPYSSRNPILEQIINQKKHIIILNKADLADPKLTNDWILNYKQEGTASIESDAKHNKLAKLNSLIRSELADKIDKYERNGVKNYQIKAMCVGIPNVGKSTILNKMVGKNVAVTGNKPGVTKNQNWLKTNYGIDLLDTPGILWPKITDPKVGMKLALSGAIKDKIYPPDDVAIFALNFLQTNYLDRIMSVYDLDKSDVNNHTTAELLMNLTKKFGYKEDYDRAARRVIMDVRNLKFGRITFDIPGEFYEE; encoded by the coding sequence ATGGTCCTACAATGGTATCCCGGTCATATGAACAAGGCCAAAAACCAAGTTCAAGAACGTTTGAAAGTAGTCGACATCGTGCTAGAAATCGTCGATGCAAGGCTACCATATTCATCAAGAAATCCAATTTTGGAACAAATTATTAATCAGAAAAAACATATTATTATTTTGAATAAAGCTGATTTGGCTGATCCTAAGCTGACCAATGATTGGATCTTGAACTATAAGCAAGAAGGTACCGCATCAATTGAATCCGATGCCAAACATAATAAATTGGCAAAGTTGAATTCACTAATCAGATCTGAGCTTGCTGATAAAATTGATAAATATGAACGTAATGGCGTGAAAAATTATCAAATTAAAGCAATGTGTGTTGGAATTCCTAATGTCGGTAAATCAACAATTTTAAATAAAATGGTTGGTAAGAATGTTGCTGTTACTGGTAACAAACCAGGAGTTACTAAAAATCAAAATTGGTTAAAGACTAACTATGGTATTGATTTACTCGATACTCCCGGTATTTTATGGCCAAAAATCACTGATCCCAAGGTAGGAATGAAATTAGCATTGTCAGGTGCAATCAAAGATAAAATTTATCCGCCAGATGATGTGGCAATTTTTGCATTGAACTTTTTACAGACGAATTATTTGGACAGAATTATGTCTGTCTATGATCTGGATAAGTCGGATGTAAATAATCATACAACTGCAGAATTGTTGATGAATTTGACTAAAAAATTTGGATATAAAGAAGACTATGATCGCGCTGCACGACGCGTAATCATGGATGTACGTAATTTGAAATTTGGAAGAATTACCTTTGATATTCCTGGAGAGTTTTATGAAGAATAG
- the hslV gene encoding HslVU peptidase proteolytic subunit: MTTILAVKHNGKTAIAGDGQVTLSEKFIMKGSAHKIRRIFDDQVIIGFAGGVADAMTLQDWLEKKLKAYSGNLKRAAVELAQDWRKDPQLQKLEAMLIALDKDNVLLISGSGEVIEPDEDVISIGSGGNFAQAAAVAMQRHAKDMTAEEIAREGVSIASGIDIFTNQNIITDKF, translated from the coding sequence ATGACAACTATTTTAGCTGTAAAGCATAACGGAAAGACTGCAATTGCTGGTGACGGACAAGTCACTCTTAGTGAAAAATTCATTATGAAGGGTTCTGCTCACAAAATCAGACGTATCTTTGATGATCAAGTCATTATCGGATTCGCTGGTGGTGTCGCTGATGCTATGACACTTCAAGATTGGCTTGAAAAGAAGTTAAAAGCTTATTCAGGTAATTTGAAGCGTGCTGCTGTTGAATTGGCGCAAGATTGGAGAAAAGATCCACAACTTCAAAAACTTGAAGCAATGTTAATTGCCTTGGATAAAGATAATGTTTTGTTAATTTCAGGTAGTGGTGAAGTTATCGAACCTGATGAAGATGTTATTTCAATCGGTTCAGGTGGTAACTTTGCTCAAGCAGCTGCAGTTGCTATGCAAAGACATGCTAAGGATATGACTGCTGAAGAAATTGCACGTGAGGGTGTAAGTATTGCTTCAGGAATCGATATTTTTACAAACCAAAATATCATTACAGACAAATTCTAG
- a CDS encoding ribonuclease HII, whose translation MKNSLTVNDVKDILRSHPSESELESLKSDSRKGVQKLLGQYYKAKEKQALLLEKFELKERLELPFWDRNLFVAGVDEVGRGPLAGPVVTAAVVLPHDNTLYEVDDSKKLSSQKRSELYRQICSQAIDISVAVGSPHLIDKENIYHATELVMGDAINNLYLKPDHILVDAMTIPVDIPQTKLIKGDSKSLSIGAASIVAKVARDRLMMEYDRLYPEFGFAHNDGYGTKEHLQALEKFGKTPIHRESFSPVKDILKSY comes from the coding sequence ATGAAGAATAGTTTGACTGTTAATGATGTCAAAGATATTTTGAGATCTCATCCCTCAGAATCAGAGTTGGAATCTTTGAAAAGCGATTCGAGAAAAGGTGTCCAAAAGTTACTTGGACAATATTACAAAGCTAAAGAAAAACAAGCCTTGTTGCTTGAAAAATTTGAACTTAAGGAACGTCTTGAATTGCCTTTCTGGGATCGCAATTTATTTGTTGCAGGTGTCGACGAGGTCGGACGTGGACCATTAGCAGGTCCAGTTGTCACAGCAGCTGTGGTTTTGCCCCATGATAATACGTTGTATGAGGTGGATGATTCAAAAAAACTCAGCAGTCAAAAACGCAGTGAATTGTATCGCCAAATTTGTTCTCAAGCTATTGATATCAGTGTTGCTGTTGGATCTCCACACCTAATTGATAAAGAAAATATTTATCATGCAACTGAATTAGTAATGGGCGATGCAATTAATAATTTGTACCTGAAACCAGATCATATTTTAGTTGATGCAATGACTATACCAGTTGATATTCCTCAAACTAAATTGATTAAAGGTGATTCAAAATCTTTGTCAATTGGGGCAGCTAGTATTGTTGCTAAAGTTGCCAGAGATAGGTTGATGATGGAGTATGATCGGTTATATCCAGAATTTGGGTTTGCACATAATGATGGATATGGTACGAAGGAACACTTACAAGCATTAGAAAAATTTGGAAAAACACCGATTCATCGTGAAAGCTTTTCACCAGTGAAAGATATTTTAAAGTCATATTAA
- the dprA gene encoding DNA-processing protein DprA: MGKMHDFLIRCRMTQMVSNKHLLHIIKLSFSSPNIESAGLAYLHRELEPEKFNQFLLLLSKADSSNILAINYLDDYYPEQLRNIYNPPAILFYRGNKNLLLTSCLAIVGSRNATSYSHGCVQGLVPKLVDRYTIVSGLARGVDSWAHMAALNNSGKTIAVIGSSLEISYPKENQQLQNTIGQQGLLLSEYPPGSKINRWHFPQRNRIIAGLCQKVVVTEAKLRSGALITAELALDSNRDVYAIPGRIDSSPSAGCNKLIQEGAIPLINFNEI, encoded by the coding sequence ATGGGAAAAATGCATGACTTTTTGATTCGTTGTCGGATGACACAGATGGTTTCAAATAAACACTTATTACATATTATTAAGCTTTCTTTTTCGAGCCCAAATATAGAATCTGCAGGACTAGCATATTTGCATCGAGAGCTGGAACCAGAGAAATTTAACCAGTTTCTTCTATTATTAAGCAAAGCAGATAGCTCAAACATTTTAGCAATAAATTATTTGGATGATTATTACCCAGAACAATTGCGAAATATTTATAATCCGCCGGCAATTCTGTTTTATCGTGGAAATAAAAATTTGCTTTTAACTTCATGTTTGGCTATTGTTGGTTCTAGGAATGCAACTAGTTATAGTCATGGCTGTGTTCAAGGACTAGTTCCAAAGTTAGTAGACCGATACACAATCGTGAGTGGTTTAGCCAGAGGAGTCGATTCATGGGCTCATATGGCAGCCTTAAATAATTCAGGTAAAACAATTGCTGTAATTGGTAGCTCATTGGAAATTTCTTATCCTAAAGAAAATCAGCAATTACAGAATACGATTGGCCAACAAGGATTGCTTCTGAGTGAATATCCGCCCGGGAGTAAAATTAATCGTTGGCATTTTCCACAGAGGAATCGTATAATTGCTGGACTTTGTCAGAAAGTTGTTGTTACTGAGGCTAAGTTACGTAGTGGTGCGTTAATTACTGCTGAATTAGCACTGGATTCCAATCGTGACGTTTATGCTATTCCTGGTCGAATTGATTCAAGTCCGTCTGCTGGATGTAATAAACTCATACAAGAAGGTGCAATTCCGTTAATTAATTTTAATGAAATTTAG
- the xerC gene encoding tyrosine recombinase XerC: protein MIEQDLVDKFVDYLVVNRHYSDDTKKSYLEDIKNFIESLNENGGFQGFTPVDRFDVETYLTFMDEKKYSDDTIARRISSLRSFYNFLVRNNFVKNNPFELVQLRRKGRKLPRFFYEKEMEQLFEAVKGDDLLSQRNSALLELLYATGMRVSECANLTISQLDFNNGIVLIHGKGDKDRYVPFGEYSQSALRKYLDDARMKIMTKYEEQHDFVFINNHGKQITSRGIEYILDKIIKKTSLTADIHPHMIRHTFATHLLDNGADLRTVQEMLGHSSLSTTQIYTHVTMEHLQKDYKKYFPR, encoded by the coding sequence ATGATTGAACAAGATTTGGTAGACAAGTTTGTCGATTATTTAGTTGTTAATCGGCATTATTCTGATGATACAAAGAAATCATATTTAGAGGATATAAAGAATTTCATCGAATCCCTGAATGAAAATGGCGGGTTCCAAGGTTTTACTCCTGTAGACCGATTTGATGTTGAGACTTACTTAACATTTATGGATGAAAAAAAATATTCTGATGATACGATTGCTCGACGTATTTCATCATTACGTTCGTTTTATAATTTTCTAGTGAGAAATAATTTTGTAAAAAATAATCCATTCGAACTAGTTCAATTGAGACGAAAAGGAAGAAAACTACCACGATTCTTTTATGAAAAAGAGATGGAACAACTATTTGAAGCTGTAAAAGGCGATGATCTCCTTTCACAAAGGAACTCAGCTTTGTTAGAATTGTTATATGCGACAGGGATGCGTGTCAGTGAATGTGCAAATCTGACAATTTCGCAATTGGACTTTAATAATGGAATTGTTTTGATTCACGGTAAAGGTGATAAGGACCGCTACGTTCCGTTTGGAGAGTATTCACAATCGGCTCTACGCAAGTACTTAGATGACGCTAGGATGAAAATAATGACAAAGTATGAAGAACAACATGACTTTGTATTTATTAATAATCATGGTAAGCAAATTACCAGTCGTGGGATTGAATATATTCTGGACAAGATTATTAAGAAAACTAGTCTGACAGCCGATATTCATCCGCATATGATTCGACATACTTTTGCCACTCATTTGTTGGATAATGGAGCTGATTTGAGAACTGTACAAGAAATGTTAGGTCACTCAAGTTTATCGACAACACAAATCTATACGCATGTAACAATGGAACATTTACAAAAAGACTATAAAAAATATTTTCCAAGATAG
- a CDS encoding aldose 1-epimerase family protein: MEVYSIQNDFLSIKVKSSGAEIISIQNQANQELIWQADPEVWNRHAPVLFPIVGRLNGDHYYYNDQKFQMSQHGFARDKDFEIESQTDSKLILSLEDDQESYSVYPFHFKLQVIYQLVKDTLQVSYIVKNKDSEQTMYFAVGAHPGFAVPFVKGLSYEDFKVSLTPKAARSRISLKDANIDLSQEKRVDNQDFNLTHEEFVDDAIIYSLSEPTVITISSDKTDHKINLDTGNAKFVGIWSQYPTQGDFVCIEPWWGIADKIDTDHQLTTKYGINTLDPEDKFEAYYSISFK; encoded by the coding sequence ATGGAAGTCTATTCGATTCAGAATGATTTTTTAAGTATAAAAGTAAAATCATCCGGTGCAGAGATTATTAGTATTCAGAATCAAGCTAATCAAGAACTTATTTGGCAAGCTGATCCTGAAGTGTGGAATCGACACGCACCAGTACTCTTTCCAATTGTGGGTAGACTTAATGGAGATCATTATTATTACAATGATCAAAAATTTCAAATGTCTCAACACGGATTTGCTCGTGATAAAGACTTTGAAATTGAGTCTCAAACTGATAGTAAACTCATTTTGAGTTTAGAAGATGATCAAGAGTCATACTCAGTTTATCCATTTCACTTCAAACTTCAGGTAATTTATCAATTGGTGAAGGATACATTACAAGTTAGTTATATTGTTAAAAATAAAGATTCGGAGCAGACAATGTATTTTGCTGTTGGTGCTCATCCTGGATTTGCAGTTCCTTTTGTAAAGGGACTGTCTTACGAAGATTTTAAAGTTAGTCTAACTCCTAAAGCTGCTCGCTCTAGAATTAGTTTAAAAGATGCTAATATTGATCTGAGCCAAGAAAAAAGGGTGGATAATCAAGATTTTAATTTAACCCATGAAGAATTTGTGGACGATGCGATTATTTACAGTCTTAGTGAACCAACAGTCATCACTATCAGTAGCGATAAAACTGATCATAAGATCAATTTAGATACGGGTAACGCAAAGTTTGTTGGTATCTGGTCTCAGTATCCTACTCAAGGCGATTTTGTTTGTATTGAGCCCTGGTGGGGTATTGCGGACAAAATCGATACTGACCATCAATTAACTACTAAATACGGAATCAATACACTTGATCCTGAAGATAAGTTTGAAGCTTACTACAGTATTTCATTTAAATAG
- the plsY gene encoding glycerol-3-phosphate 1-O-acyltransferase PlsY, whose product MFLAKLFICIILAYLIGSFPTAYIVGKVFFRKNIFDFGSGNVGTTNAYRVFGPIAGTGVLFADILKGTLGAFLPIFIGLDRPWMLFVGLFAVIGHVFSIFLKFKGGKAVATSAGILLAYSPILFLVCFACFALIVYLTSMVSVASLITIVVFTLASLFLHDWILTSVACVVTIIIYVKHIPNIKRLLKGKENLVSIGLAYQRQQKNKSQNKNDH is encoded by the coding sequence ATGTTTTTAGCTAAACTCTTCATCTGTATAATTCTAGCATACCTGATTGGTTCATTCCCTACGGCATACATTGTGGGAAAAGTTTTCTTCCGCAAAAATATTTTTGACTTCGGTAGTGGTAATGTTGGTACAACCAATGCCTATCGAGTTTTTGGACCAATCGCTGGTACTGGAGTACTATTTGCGGATATTCTTAAGGGAACATTAGGAGCATTCTTACCGATATTCATTGGTTTAGATCGTCCTTGGATGTTGTTTGTAGGTTTATTCGCAGTCATTGGGCATGTATTTTCTATCTTTCTAAAATTCAAAGGTGGAAAAGCAGTTGCAACTAGTGCCGGAATTTTATTAGCTTACAGTCCAATACTTTTCTTAGTTTGCTTTGCTTGTTTTGCACTTATAGTTTATCTAACCAGTATGGTCAGTGTCGCAAGTTTAATAACCATAGTTGTCTTTACACTTGCTTCACTCTTCTTACATGATTGGATATTAACGTCAGTTGCCTGTGTGGTAACAATAATTATTTATGTCAAACACATCCCTAATATCAAACGATTACTGAAGGGTAAAGAGAATTTGGTTTCAATTGGTTTGGCATATCAGCGTCAACAGAAAAATAAATCTCAAAATAAAAACGACCATTAA